The sequence below is a genomic window from Streptomyces sp. B21-105.
CCAGCCCCTGAAGGCGGGCGAGCGACCGGGCGTCGTCGGCGCGCAGATGCGGGACGCCCCACGCGTCGCGGTAGATCTCGGTGGTCACCCTGCGTCCCAGCTTTCCCATAGTACCTATAAGGTTAGGCTATCCTAAGTTCTTGCGCGGAATCGTATGTGAAGGGTGGAAAACGAATGGCACAGGGGCGGGGCTGGGAGGGTGCGGTCCTCAAGTTGATGCGGGCGAAGGACTTCACCCTCACCGTGACGGCTGCGGAGGACGTCACCGACGACTACCGCCGGCTGCACATGTCGGACGGCGGACTGCTCGCCGCGACCGGCGTCCACCCGACGATCTGGGTGCGGCTCTGGTTCGAGAACGCCGGCCGGCCGCACCAGCGGGCCTACACGCTGGTCGACCCCGACCCGGCGGCCGGCGCCTTCAGCCTGGAGTTCGCCCTGCACGACGGCGCGGCCAGCGACTGGGCCCGCGCGGCGAAGCCCGGCGACACCATCGACGCGACCGTCCAGGGCACCGGCTTCGTGCCGCCGGCCCCGGCTCCCTCGCACGTCCTCGTCATCGGCGACCCGGCCTCGCTGCCCGCCGTCAACTCGCTGCTCGGCGAGGGCGAGGGCGCGCTCGGCTTCGCACCGGCCACCGTCTGGTTCGAGGGCCAGGCCGACGGCGGGCTGCCCTTCCGGACCGACCCCGCCCGCCACGAGATACGGCACGTGCCCCGGCGCGAGGCCGGCGCGGAGCTCGTCGAACGGGTCAGGGCCGAGCTGCCCGAACTGCTGTCGGCCACCCCCGAGCCGTACGTCTGGATCGGCTGCGATACCCACACCACCCGGACGCTGTCGGCGTACGTGCGCAAGGAGCTCGGCGTCCCGAAGGAGCGGGTGCACGCCCTGGGGTACTGGCGCGCGAGCTGACCGCCCAGGCGGGATCATCGATTCATGGACGTCACCCTTCACCTCTCCCAGGATCCCGAGGCCGACGAGCTCCTCGGGCGGTCCCCGCTCGCCGCGCTGGTCGGGATGCTGCTGGACCAGCAGGTTCCGATGGAGTGGGCGTTCAAGGGCCCCCGGACGATCGCCGACCGGCTCGGCGCCGACGACCTGGACGCGCAGGACATCGCCGTCCAGGACCCGGAGGCCTTCGCCGCGCTGCTCTCCGACAAGCCGGCCGTGCACCGCTACCCCGGCTCCATGGCCAAGCGCGTCCAGCAGCTCTGCCAGTACCTCGTCGAGCATTACGACGGTGACGCGGCAGCCGTCTGGCAGGACGTCGCCACCGGCAAGGAGCTGCTCGCGCGCCTCGAGGAGCTGCCCGGGTTCGGCAGGCAGAAGGCGCAGATCTTCCTCGCGCTGCTGGGCAAACAGCTCGGCGTGCGGCCCACCGGCTGGCGGGAGGCCGCAGGCCTCTACGGGGAGCCGAAGTCCTTCCGGTCCGTCGCCGACATCACCGGACCGGAGTCGCTGGGCAAGGTCCGGGCGCACAAACAGGAGATGAAAGCGGCGGCGAAAGTCGCGAAGGCCGGAAAAGCGGTGGCAGCCGGGAAAACCGGGACAGCGAGGAAAGCCGGGAAACAGGCCGAGAAACAGAAACCGACCAGCTGACTCCTGCCCCTGCCCCTGCCCCGTCGGTAACGCTTTCATCCCCGCCTTCGCCCCCCGGCCACCCTGCTCCGAACAGGTGATTCTCCCGCCCGGCATGCTGAACGTCGGGCGTGTCGCGGGGAGATGACCTCTCATGAACACCGCACGAAGGCACCCGCGCAGCCGCACCTGGCTGCGCGTGCTCGTCGTGCTCGTCGCCCTGCTCACGCCTGGCGCTCCCGCCGCGTTCGCCGCGCCGCCGGCCACCGCCTCGGAGATCGTCGAATACGACGTCCACGCCCCGCCGCTGCGCCCGGCCTCCTGTCTCCGCCGCTGCGCCGTCCCGCCGCGGCCGGCCCTTCTCCCGCCGGGCACCCCGGCGACCCGGCTGTTCTCCTCGCCGCCACGGCCCTCGCACACCCACACCCCGCGCCCCTGGTCCGCCCTGCGCACGGTGGTTCTGCGCTGCTGACCGACGCCGTCCCTCGGACCCGTCTGCCAGCACCCCAGCACTCAGCACCTTGCGAGGAACCACCATGCCCACAGACCCGTACGCCGTCCTGCGCGCCCTGCTCCGCGCGGAAGCCGCCCGCACGGCTCCCAAGCCTCCCGCCCGGCAACCGACGCATCCGCAACAGCCGCTGGGGAAACGAGAGCGGTAACGGTTGCTATCGGGGGGCGGAGATGGGGGGCGGGAGAGCAGGCCCACAGGTCCCGGGTGCGGGAGAGCGGGGACCGCGAAGGCCCCGGGGGAATCGACCCCCGCCCCCGCCCCCGGTCCTGGTCCCGTCGGCGGCTAACGCCTTCTGCGGGTCGTCCCGAAGAGGGAGCGGGTGATCTCCCGACCGAGCTGGGTGCCGACCGAGCGGGCCAGCGACTTGAAGATCCCGCTGCCGACCACCTGTTTCCACGACGGAGGGGTCGGAGCTGCTCGGGTTGGAGTGTGCTCGAGAGCGTTCTGGTGAGTGGGTGTGGGTGGTCTGTGCCGGGTCGTGCGTCTGGGCTGTGGGGGCGGGTCTTCCGTGGCCCGCAGCGGGACGCCGTGCCCGAGACCGCCGAGGGCGTAGAACTGGGCGGGGAAACCCGTTGCCGTCCATTTCTGGCCGACTTCCGCCGCCCGCCCCCGCACCCGGTCGTTCGCCTCCCCCGGCGCCGAGACCCCCGACAGATCGCCCTTGACGTCGGCCAAAAACACCGGCACCCCCTGCGCCGAGAGCTGTTCGGCGATCAGATGGAGCGTCTTCGTCTTCCCGGTGCCGGTGGCGCCCGCGACCAGACCGTGCCTGTTCAGCATGGGGAGCGGGATGCGGACCGCGGCCTCGGGCAGACACTTCCCGTCCCACAACAGGGCGCCCAGGTCGAGGGCGGGCCCGCTGAAGGCGTACCCGGCGGCGATGTCACCGGCGTTCGTCGACTCGCTCACAGCAGCCCCTAGTTCCGTTATGCCACTGTTCATCACGTCTTTTCCAGCGTCGCACTCCGTCTCCATGGCTGCGCCCGGAACGTCGGGACCGGTAGGCTTTCCGTGTGATCTTCAAGCGCATCGGAAACGGCCGGCCGTACCCCGACCACGGCCGGGAAAGCACCCGGCAGTGGGCGGACGTCGCACCGCGCCCGGTCCGCCTCGATCAGCTGGTGACCACCAAGCAGCAGCTCGACCTGGAAACCCTGCTCGCGGAGGACTCCACCTTCTACGGCGACCTGTTCGCGCACGTCGTGAAGTGGCAGGGCGACCTGTACCTGGAGGACGGACTGCACCGCGCGGTGCGAGCGGCGCTCCAGCAGAGACAGGTGCTGCACGCCCGCGTCCTCGAGCTGGACTGAGCCCCGCCGGGCCGCCGCCCGCACCTCCGCCACGCCGGCCACGCGTCCCCGCGCGTCCGTCGGACATCGGGCGGGTCGGCCTCAGCGGGCTTCTTCCGTGCCGCATACGGGCTTCGCCGGACCTCCGTCGAGGCCTCGACGAGGCCTGGAGCGGCTGGCGCATTGACCCTTTCGGGTTCTTTCTCGCACCCCACGCGGCGTCGGATGATCGTTTATTAGTCACGGCAGCCCGGGCGCACTACGCTGCGCCCATGAGCATGCTGACTCCCCCCGGCATGGGCGGCAAGTACCGGATCACGGGGGACAAGTACCCCCGCATGCGTCCCCATCGTCGACGCGGCCGGCTTGCCGTCGTGGTCGTCGGCTGCGGCGCCGTGCTCGGCGTGGCGGGCTGGGGCACCCTGCAGCTCATCGACGTCTTCACAGGCGGCGGGGGCACTGCCACGGCTGCGTCCGGCTGCTCGAAGACCACGACGAAGGCGGGTCCCGCGGCCTCCGCCTCCGCGTCCGCCGCAACAAGCGGAGGCACGGGCACCGGCGCGGGCACGACAGCCGGTGCCCGTACTGGTGCCGGTGCCGGCCCCGGTGCGGTGCCCAAGCCCGCCCAGATCACGGTGAACGTCTTCAACGCCACCACCCGCAGCGGCCTCGCCAAGACGACCGCCGACGAGCTGAAGAAACGCGGCTTCAGGATCGGCGAGGTGGGCAACGCCGCCAAGCAGTACGACAAGAAGGTCACCGGGACCGGGGTGCTGCTCGGTCCCGCGTCCTCGCTCAACACCTCGCTGCCGGTCCTCGCGACGCAGCTCGGCACCGCCGAGCGCCGCACCGACGCCGCCCGCAAGGGCACCACGGTCGACCTGATCATCGGCAACGGCTTCAAGGCCCTGACGAGCCGGCCCGAGGCGGCCAAGGCCCTGACGGCGCTGGCCGCCCCGCGCCCGACGGCAGGCGCCACCACGAAGAAGGGCTGCTGACGCCCGACTCACCGGCCGGCCGTCAGAGATCCGGCCGCCCGGCGCGGCGCCCGGAGGCTACTCGGCCGCCCCGTACAGCCGGTCTCCCGCGTCGCCCAGACCCGGCACGATGTAGCCGTGCTCGTTGAGGTGGTCGTCGACGGCCGCCGTGACGACGGTGACCGGGCCGCCCGCGAGCTCGCGCTCCATGACCGCCACGCCCTCCGGGGCGGCGAGCAGCACCACGGCCGTGACGTCGTCGGCGCCGCGCCGGATCAGCTCTCGGATCGCGGCGACCAGGGTGCCGCCGGTGGCCAGCATCGGGTCCAGGACGTACACCTGGCGGCCGGAGAGGTCCTCCGGCATGCGCGTGGCGTACGTGGACGCCTCCAGCGTCTCCTCGTTGCGGATCATGCCGAGGAAGCCCACCTCGGCCGTCGGCAGCAGCCGGACCATGCCGTCCAGCATGCCGAGGCCCGCGCGCAGGATCGGCACGACCAGCGGGCGCGGGTAGGAGAGCTTGACGCCGGTGGTCGAGGCGACCGGCGTCTTGATGTCGACCTGTTCGGTGCGCACGTCCCGCGTGGCCTCGTAGGCGAGCAGGGTGACCAGTTCGTCGGCCAGCCGGCGGAAGGTCGCGGAGTCCGTGCGCTGGTCGCGCAGCGTGGTGAGTTTGTGAGCGACCAGGGGGTGGTCGACGACGTGGAGACGCATGTCGACAACAGTAACCGGGCCCGTCCTGCCCGGCGCCCCCACACTCGGTGAACCTTTCCCCCGGGCTTTCCCTCCTTCCCCCGGTCCTTCCCCGGCCCCTCCCTCGTCCTTCCCTCGTCCTTCCCTCGGCTTCGGCCGTTCGCTGGCCTCGCACCGGCCGTCGGAGGGAGGGAAACAGGGAAAAGTGGGAGGTAGTCATGGAGACGGACCGGGGTACCCGGGGTGGTGTGCTGATGCCTGACCTGCCCGACCCGACCGACGGCGACTCGCCGATGAGGCCGCCCGAAACCGACGCGGAGCGCCGTCGGCGCCGCGCCCGGTTCCTGCGCGAGCTGGCCGAGGCCCGTGCACTGCGCGACCGGGTCCAGCCGCGACGCGCCAAGACCGCCCGCCTGCGCCACGCGATGCGTATGCGCACGTTCCGCTGGTAGAACCGCCCATGCCCCGGCCACGGCCAGGCCATGACCCGGCCGTGCGGCGTACCGGACTTGGGGCATACGGGGAAGATCACCACCGTCACGGGTGTCACGCGTGCGCCGCACGGACAGGCATGCGTGGGCGCACGGGAAAGCCGCGTACGATCCGCTCGTGGCGGCAACGAGCGCGCTGGTGAGTCGGTCACGGACGTGACCACGACCGTGACCACGGGTGTGACCACAGCCGTGCGATCAAAACCACCGGACACAGGGAGCCGAAGAGGTCCCCTGGACGCCTTGTTTCTGCCACGATTCCGAGTGGGCGGGGCTCGGAGCCCGAGTTCTCCGCCCACAACCTCCGCCGGGGGGAACCCCAACCGGCACGCCTAGGACCAGTGGGAGAGTCACGGTGTACTTCGCCGCACTGCTCGCGCGCACCGAAGACGGGTGGGAAGCGAGCGACACAGAGCTCGACGATGTGGAGACCCTGTCGGATCTGGCCGACCTGGCCCGGGAGGCCTCTCCGGACGAGGACACGGTGCTCGTGCTGATCGAGCAGGAGGACTCCTGGTTCGGGGTCGTCCGCATCGACGGCGAGGAGGATCCCCGCATCTACGTCTCCGACGCCGCTGCCGCCGCCCGCAGCTCGTACGGCGAGATCCTGCTCACCGACGAACTGCTCGGAAGGGATCCGGATGACGACGACCTGGACGCCCTGGATCTCGACGGCACCGAGGACGGTGAGGACGAGGACGAGGACGAGGGCTCCGACGTCGCCAAGAGCGGCGGCTCCGCGGAAGCCGTGCCGCACGGCCCGGTCGGCGACGCCGCCATCCTCGACGACCTCGGCGTCAGCGAGAAGGAACTGAAGGCGCTGTCCGACGACGCGCTCTCCGAGATCGCCGACGCCCTGGGCGCTTCGGCGGTCCTGGAGACGGTCCGCTGACCGCACCGGAGGCGCCGGCCGACCCCGTACGCGCCCCCTGGCGAGCCGCGATGCGGCTCGCCCTGGACGAAGCCCGGCTGGCCGCCCGGGGCTCAGACGTCCCGGTCGGCGCCGTGATGCTGGCTCCTGACGGCACGACGGTCCTCGCCAGAGGCCACAACGAACGCGAGGCCGGCGGCGATCCGACGGCCCACGCGGAGGTGCTCGCCGTCCGGCGGGCGGCCGAGGTGACCGGCGCGTGGCGGCTGTCCGGCTGCACGCTCGTCGTGACCCTCGAACCGTGCACGATGTGCGCGGGCGCGATCGTGCAGTCTCGGGTGGACCGGGTCGTCTACGGCGCCCGCGACGACAAGGCGGGCGCGGTCGGCTCCCTCTGGGACGTCGTCCGCGACCGACGGCTCAATCACAGGGCCGAGGTGATCGAGGGCGTGCTCGCGAAGGAGTGCGCGGAACTCCTCACGGACTTCTTCCGCGAGCGCTGATCCGGCCGCCGCAGAACCGATTTCAAACCGGGCCGCACCTTGCTGTAAGGTCTCCCTCGGTAGCGTGTCCGAGCGGCCGAAGGAGCTCGCCTCGAAAGCGAGTGTGGCGCAAGTCACCGAGGGTTCAAATCCCTCCGCTACCGCTCTCACACCCTCTTGATCAGCGGAAACGCAATCAGGAGGGTGTTTTGCGTGCGCCGCGTGCCGCCGTTCGGCTGTTCATCGCACGGCTCCCCGGAACGGTTCAAGAACGCGCCACAGGCGATCAAAAGCGGTATGTAAATCGCACTTGCGGATACACTCGCCGCCGTCAGCGGGGCCCGAGCGGCCACATACAGGGGAGGCCAGGTGGCGGTGAACGCCAAGAAGATCGCCGTCTACGTGCTCGTGGTGTTCGTGCTCTACGTGATCATCACGGACCCGGCGAAGGCGGCGGACTACGTCCAGATAGGCTTCGAGGGCATATCGGACGCGGCCCAGGCCATCGGTGACTTCTTCACCTGGCTCGCCGACGGGGCGCGATAGCCGAGACCGTCGTCGCACGTACTGGGAGTGCCCATGATCCGCCACCTGGTCCTTTTCAAGCTCAACGAGGGCGTCGAGCGCGACGACCCCCGGGTGGTGCAGGGTGAGGCGGCCTTCCGGGCCCTGGGCGGACAGATCGACGAGCTGCGCTTCTGGGAGCTGGGCTGGAACATCAGCGAGCGGCCCATCGCCTACGACTTCGCGATCAACTCGGCGGTCGAGGACGCGGACGCCCTCAAGCGGTACCTCGAGCACCCGGCCCACCAGGCGGGCGTCGCGCTGTGGCGGGAGTTCGCCACGTGGGTGGTCGCCGACTACGAGGCCTGAGCCGGCCGGACGCCGATCCTCCCTTCCGAACGGAGCCCTCCGCCGGACCGGCGGAGGGTTTTTGCGTGCCCTCGTGCGAGGTCGGCGCCCACCTCCACCCCTCAACACGGTGTTATGGGGTGCTTGCACACAGTGCACATGTCTTGTGATGCTATGACCGCTTTTGATGGATGAGTTGACCGATGTTGTTGACCTGACGAAGAGGTGGCGTTGACCGTGTCGGCCAGTACTGCGCCGCCTCAGACAGAGGCACCCCCGGCAGTCGTCCCGGAGTCGGCCCCTGCATCCGTTCCCGGCCCGGTCTCGGGCCCAGCCGCAGGCCCGGCCTCGGTTCCGGTCTCGGGCACGGTCCCGGCTTCGGCCTCGACCCCGGCGCCCGCCATGGAGGCCGCCATGGAGGCCGTGGCGGGCGTGGAGGCCATGCAGGCCGTGGCGGCCGTGGCGGCCGTGGCGGCCTCACAGACCGCTCCGGTCCCGGAGGTCCCTCCAGCCCCGGAGCGCCGCCGCGGCGCCGACACCCGTGCGCTGACCCAGGTGCTGTTCGGCGAGCTCAAGGAGCTCCAGCCGGGCACGCCGGAGCACAACCGCGTGCGCGGAGCGCTCATCGAGGCGAACCTCCCGCTCGTGCGCTACGCGGCCGCCCGCTTCCGCTCCCGCAACGAGCCGATGGAGGACGTGGTCCAGGTCGGCACCATCGGCCTGATCAACGCCATCGACCGCTTCGACCCGGAACGAGGCGTGCAGTTCCCGACGTTCGCCATGCCCACGGTCATCGGCGAGATCAAGCGGTACTTCCGGGACAACGTCCGCACGGTGCACGTACCACGCCGGCTCCACGAGCTGTGGGTGCAGGTCAACAGCGCGACCGAGGACCTGACGACCGCCTTCGGGCGCACCCCGACGACGGCGGAGATCGCCGAGCGGCTGCGCATCGGCGAGGACGAGGTGCTGTCCTGCATCGAGGCGGGCCGCTCGTACCACGCCACGTCGCTCGAGGCGGCCCAGGAGGGCGACGGCCTGCCCGGCCTGCTCGACCGCCTCGGCTACGAGGACCCGGCGCTGGACGGCGTGGAGCACCGCGACCTCGTCCGGCACCTCCTGGTCCAGCTCCCGGAGCGCGAGCAGCGCATCCTTCTGCTGCGCTACTACAGCAACCTGACGCAGTCCCAGATCAGCGCGGAGCTCGGCGTCTCCCAGATGCACGTCTCCCGCCTGCTGGCACGCAGCTTCCAGCGACTGCGCTCCGCCAACCGCATCGAGGCGTGACCCGACGCCGGCACCCGGCACCCTCCGTTCGCGGTTCCCCCCTTCGGCGCCGCGCGACACGTCACTCGATGGGGTATCGCAAGCACGACCGACCGGTCACCGCTGAGAGCGAATCGCCCACCTTCGCCCTTCTCGGCGGATCCCTGCTGAGAAACCGTCACACCCCCTTTTTCCAGGGCTGATTCATCACTCACATGTCGACATGTCTCTACAGCGTGTTGCCGACATGTGACATTCTGCCGGAAGAGCGTTTGCCGGGGCTTCGGCTCCGGTATTCAGGTGAAGGCTGACGTTCCTCAAGCGGGGGCGTTGCGCCGCGACCGTCCCGCGACCCAAAGGGGGTGGCATGTCCGCAGAACAGGGCAGCTCGAAGGTGCTCACGCTCACGCTCACGCCGAGCGAGTCCGCGCCCGTCGCGCCTGTCGAGCCCGACGTGCTCGACGACGTCACAGCCCCCGAGGCCCCCGCGGCCCCGGCTCTCACGGCCACGGGGGCCATCGACACCCGCACCCTGTCCCGCTCTCTGTTCCTGCGACTGGCCACTCTCGCCGAGGACAGCCCCGAGCGCGTGTACGTCCGCGACACCCTCATCGAGCTCAACCTCCCGCTCGTGCGCTACGCGGCGGCCCGCTTCCGCTCGCGCAACGAGCCGATGGAGGACATCGTCCAGGTCGGCACCATCGGCCTGATCAAGGCGATCGACCGCTTCGACTGCGAACGGGGCGTGGAGTTCCCGACGTTCGCGATGCCGACGGTCGTGGGCGAGATCAAGCGCTTCTTCCGCGACACGTCGTGGTCGGTGCGCGTGCCGCGCCGGCTGCAGGAGCTGCGGCTCGCGCTCACCAAGGCCAGCGACGAGCTCTCGCAGAAGCTGGACCGCTCCCCGACGGTCGCCGAACTCGCCGCGGTGCTGGGCGTCTCCGAGGAGGACGTCGTCGACGGCCTCGCCGTCGGCAACGCCTACACGGCCTCCTCCCTGGACTCCCCGGCTCCGGAGGACGACGGCGGCGAAGGCTCCCTCGCCGACCGCCTCGGCTACGAGGACACCGCGCTCGAGGGCGTCGAGTACCGCGAGTCGCTGAAGCCGCTGCTGGCCAAGCTCCCGCCGCGCGAGCGCCGCATCATCATGCTGCGCTTCTTCGCCAACATGACCCAGTCGCAGATCGGCGAGGAGGTCGGCATCTCCCAGATGCACGTCTCCCGCCTCCTCACCCGGACGCTGGCCCAGCTGCGCGAGGGCCTCATCTCCGACTAGGGCGTGTTTCGAAAGTAGCGTCGTCTGCCCGAAGGGCAGGCCCGGCGGCGTCTGGTGCGTGCGATCGCAAGGCGGAGGGTCGCCCCGATACTGGTTGTATCGGGGTGATCCCGACAACGCGGCTGGAGGTCCCCTCCGGGGGAGGGCGTGCCAGGCGTCGCCGGGCAGACGGGACTCTCGAAACACACCCCAGGACCTGACCGGTCGGCGCACAGGGGTTGTCAGCTGCTCGCTCTGGAGCATGCATAACGTCGTTTCAGCTCGATCGTGCGATGGTCGGCTTCTGGGCTTGCGGCGCGATGGGTCGTTCGGGCTACGGTGACCGTGCGGTCTGGGACGCCGGGTACGGCGCCGGTGTGCGGGGCCCCCGGCTCCACCAGCGAGACGGCCCGGGGCCTCCCCGTCACCTTTGGCCGTACCCATATGTCCAGGTCGTGCGGAAGCCGGCCTCCCGGGTTCGGACCACGCACCGGATGCGTGTCGCTGCCCCGGGGTCGAGTACGCCGGTAACCGGTGCGCCCAAGACCGTCCGGGGCGTGCGGCTGAGCAGGACCCACTTCTGCTCAGTCCACAGGAACGGTTCCTGACTGACGGTGCGTCAGGCACACTGGCGCGATGCGCAGTCCGACACGGGTACATGGCCGCCGGGGCGCCCTCTGGGGCGCGTCGGCGGCCGCCGTCTTCGCGGTGGGCGCGGCGGGCCTGCTCGCCGGATGCGGCGGAGACGGCGGTAGCGGCGGCTACGTCGCCCTCGGCTCGGCGGGCGATTCGGCCCGGACGGGCGGCCCCGGGCGGCCGACGGGCGGGATACGGCTCGTTCCACTGGACGGCGAGAGCGGATCCCCCACCGGAAAACCGGGCCGGGATCCGGGTCCGCGCCAGGGTCCGGGTTCAGGTCCTCGTCCGGGTACGACGGCCCGGGCTCCCGGCGCCGGCAGCGGCGCCGATGGCAATGCCGATGCCGATGCCGGGGGAGACAAGGCAGCGGGCACCTCGGTCGTCTCGGGGCCGGACGCCGCGGACGACCCCGTCGGCGGCACGCCCCCGAACCCACCCCCGGATGCGCCCCAGGGCTCACCCTCGCCCTCGCCCGGCCCCACGGCCCCGTCCGGACCACCGTCGGGCGAACCCGCCGTCCTCACCGTGAGTGGGCCGGTCCGCGTGAGCACGGAGCAGCGGTGGTGCGAGGACGTGACCCTCGTCTTCCACAACTCGGGTGGCAGAGCCGTCGGTTCGGGCACGGTCGACTTCGGCACCCATATCGTCGACGGACTCGGCATCGACTGGGCCACGCGCGATTCGACGGTCCCGCTCCCGACCCCGATCCGCGCGGGCGCACGCCGGGAGCAGACCTGGACGGTGTGCGTCGACGCGTGGCGCGTACCGCTGGGCATGCACATCGAGACCCGGGACGTCTCGGTGCGGTGGCGCTGACAAACTCCCGCGCGGTGCGCCGGGCGGGACGCCGGTTGTGCCTCGGCACCTCGGTGGCGGCGCGATGAGGGACGTACCGGTGCAGGGGGAGAGCGCGGTGCACAGGGTCGTCCGAGCCGCGGTGGCGTCGGGGCCTCCCTACGCGGGGGACGGCCCGGTGCCGCACCGCTGGCGGAAAGCCGTGCCCCTGACGCCGGATGCGCCTTGGCGTGGTGCGCCCGCGGCGGCTTCCCGTTGCGAAGGCGCT
It includes:
- a CDS encoding siderophore-interacting protein yields the protein MAQGRGWEGAVLKLMRAKDFTLTVTAAEDVTDDYRRLHMSDGGLLAATGVHPTIWVRLWFENAGRPHQRAYTLVDPDPAAGAFSLEFALHDGAASDWARAAKPGDTIDATVQGTGFVPPAPAPSHVLVIGDPASLPAVNSLLGEGEGALGFAPATVWFEGQADGGLPFRTDPARHEIRHVPRREAGAELVERVRAELPELLSATPEPYVWIGCDTHTTRTLSAYVRKELGVPKERVHALGYWRAS
- a CDS encoding HhH-GPD-type base excision DNA repair protein, with translation MDVTLHLSQDPEADELLGRSPLAALVGMLLDQQVPMEWAFKGPRTIADRLGADDLDAQDIAVQDPEAFAALLSDKPAVHRYPGSMAKRVQQLCQYLVEHYDGDAAAVWQDVATGKELLARLEELPGFGRQKAQIFLALLGKQLGVRPTGWREAAGLYGEPKSFRSVADITGPESLGKVRAHKQEMKAAAKVAKAGKAVAAGKTGTARKAGKQAEKQKPTS
- a CDS encoding type II toxin-antitoxin system VapB family antitoxin, whose amino-acid sequence is MIFKRIGNGRPYPDHGRESTRQWADVAPRPVRLDQLVTTKQQLDLETLLAEDSTFYGDLFAHVVKWQGDLYLEDGLHRAVRAALQQRQVLHARVLELD
- a CDS encoding LytR C-terminal domain-containing protein; this translates as MGGKYRITGDKYPRMRPHRRRGRLAVVVVGCGAVLGVAGWGTLQLIDVFTGGGGTATAASGCSKTTTKAGPAASASASAATSGGTGTGAGTTAGARTGAGAGPGAVPKPAQITVNVFNATTRSGLAKTTADELKKRGFRIGEVGNAAKQYDKKVTGTGVLLGPASSLNTSLPVLATQLGTAERRTDAARKGTTVDLIIGNGFKALTSRPEAAKALTALAAPRPTAGATTKKGC
- the upp gene encoding uracil phosphoribosyltransferase, giving the protein MRLHVVDHPLVAHKLTTLRDQRTDSATFRRLADELVTLLAYEATRDVRTEQVDIKTPVASTTGVKLSYPRPLVVPILRAGLGMLDGMVRLLPTAEVGFLGMIRNEETLEASTYATRMPEDLSGRQVYVLDPMLATGGTLVAAIRELIRRGADDVTAVVLLAAPEGVAVMERELAGGPVTVVTAAVDDHLNEHGYIVPGLGDAGDRLYGAAE
- a CDS encoding tRNA adenosine deaminase-associated protein, producing MYFAALLARTEDGWEASDTELDDVETLSDLADLAREASPDEDTVLVLIEQEDSWFGVVRIDGEEDPRIYVSDAAAAARSSYGEILLTDELLGRDPDDDDLDALDLDGTEDGEDEDEDEGSDVAKSGGSAEAVPHGPVGDAAILDDLGVSEKELKALSDDALSEIADALGASAVLETVR
- the tadA gene encoding tRNA adenosine(34) deaminase TadA, producing the protein MRLALDEARLAARGSDVPVGAVMLAPDGTTVLARGHNEREAGGDPTAHAEVLAVRRAAEVTGAWRLSGCTLVVTLEPCTMCAGAIVQSRVDRVVYGARDDKAGAVGSLWDVVRDRRLNHRAEVIEGVLAKECAELLTDFFRER
- a CDS encoding Dabb family protein — encoded protein: MIRHLVLFKLNEGVERDDPRVVQGEAAFRALGGQIDELRFWELGWNISERPIAYDFAINSAVEDADALKRYLEHPAHQAGVALWREFATWVVADYEA
- a CDS encoding SigB/SigF/SigG family RNA polymerase sigma factor, which encodes MALTVSASTAPPQTEAPPAVVPESAPASVPGPVSGPAAGPASVPVSGTVPASASTPAPAMEAAMEAVAGVEAMQAVAAVAAVAASQTAPVPEVPPAPERRRGADTRALTQVLFGELKELQPGTPEHNRVRGALIEANLPLVRYAAARFRSRNEPMEDVVQVGTIGLINAIDRFDPERGVQFPTFAMPTVIGEIKRYFRDNVRTVHVPRRLHELWVQVNSATEDLTTAFGRTPTTAEIAERLRIGEDEVLSCIEAGRSYHATSLEAAQEGDGLPGLLDRLGYEDPALDGVEHRDLVRHLLVQLPEREQRILLLRYYSNLTQSQISAELGVSQMHVSRLLARSFQRLRSANRIEA
- a CDS encoding RNA polymerase sigma factor SigF, with product MSAEQGSSKVLTLTLTPSESAPVAPVEPDVLDDVTAPEAPAAPALTATGAIDTRTLSRSLFLRLATLAEDSPERVYVRDTLIELNLPLVRYAAARFRSRNEPMEDIVQVGTIGLIKAIDRFDCERGVEFPTFAMPTVVGEIKRFFRDTSWSVRVPRRLQELRLALTKASDELSQKLDRSPTVAELAAVLGVSEEDVVDGLAVGNAYTASSLDSPAPEDDGGEGSLADRLGYEDTALEGVEYRESLKPLLAKLPPRERRIIMLRFFANMTQSQIGEEVGISQMHVSRLLTRTLAQLREGLISD